In Brachypodium distachyon strain Bd21 chromosome 2, Brachypodium_distachyon_v3.0, whole genome shotgun sequence, one genomic interval encodes:
- the LOC100843549 gene encoding uncharacterized protein LOC100843549 has translation MPRRKIAMRFIDNTRARAATYASRTKGLRKKAEELATLCSVPVALVVCAAAGAGAAQAPPLVWESREGVLDRYRALPPEVRAQHTHRGYLEADLGKERAKHARVRQHGLGALADSDAALLNGMTLDEARELLEAVEAALVATTQRMEALGLPMTTNDVEGGQELEQFTFPDGLDSAMMPGVGGNPLVDMDAGFQLQMLPYHGNNEFAGQLEQPFSWDDRLLPMQQRNGEMMAQPASYGFQCTDANYLGAAVATNGGYGQQMQPPVYGNADHYGWTDLAMWNTTDESCNAALPPVGCYPSLGSGTGGVDFIGSTAVPQHSALVTGGGNYINVQPLGYAMGNGMGVNLASQQADCYATHHWSAEEFQRADTGSTSLQAATSTWTRSSSDQAFNYLQ, from the coding sequence ATGCCGCGCCGCAAGATCGCCATGAGGTTCATCGACAAcacgcgcgcccgcgccgcgacGTACGCGAGCAGGACGAAAGggctgaggaagaaggcggAGGAGCTCGCGACGCTCTGCTCCGTCCCCGTCGCGCTCGTCGTctgcgccgcggccggcgccggggccgccCAGGCTCCGCCGCTGGTGTGGGAGTCGAGGGAGGGGGTCCTGGACAGGTACCGCGCGCTGCCCCCCGAGGTCCGCGCGCAGCACACGCACCGCGGGTACCTGGAGGCGGATCTGGGCAAGGAGCGGGCCAAGCACGCCAGGGTGCGGCAGCACGGCCTGGGCGCGCTCGCGGACAGCGACGCGGCGCTGCTCAACGGCATGACGCTGGACGAGGCCCGGGAGCTGCTGGAGGCCGTCGAAGCCGCGCTTGTGGCCACCACCCAGAGGATGGAGGCGCTCGGCTTACCGATGACAACCAACGACGTGGAAGGTGGCCAGGAGCTCGAGCAGTTCACGTTCCCGGATGGTCTTGATTCCGCCATGATGCCGGGCGTCGGAGGTAACCCCCTCGTGGACATGGACGCCGGGTTCCAGCTGCAGATGCTGCCTTACCACGGGAACAACGAATTCGCTGGCCAGCTAGAGCAACCATTCTCATGGGACGATCGCTTACTACCGATGCAGCAGCGCAATGGGGAAATGATGGCGCAGCCAGCGTCTTACGGATTCCAATGCACCGACGCCAACTACTTGGGCGCCGCCGTTGCCACTAATGGCGGCTACGGCCAGCAGATGCAGCCGCCGGTCTATGGCAATGCTGACCATTACGGCTGGACTGATCTTGCCATGTGGAACACTACCGACGAGTCGTGCAATGCAGCCTTGCCGCCAGTTGGGTGCTACCCTTCCCTAGgcagcggcaccggcggcgtcgaCTTCATCGGCAGCACTGCAGTGCCTCAGCACTCTGCTTTGGTCACCGGCGGCGGGAACTACATCAACGTGCAGCCACTCGGGTACGCTATGGGCAATGGCATGGGCGTGAACTTGGCGAGCCAGCAGGCGGACTGCTACGCGACGCATCATTGGTCGGCCGAGGAGTTCCAGCGCGCCGACACTGGCAGTACCAGCCTGCAGGCAGCGACATCAACCTGGACACGCAGTTCTTCCGATCAAGCCTTCAATTATCTTCAGTAG
- the LOC112270702 gene encoding uncharacterized protein LOC112270702, whose protein sequence is MDWNNADHYKVTSSSVQSAWQSPLVGPPPATTPESVAARMYQARVTLFETSRATELCMNKRTAVFKGLLGKYKKLAASHEALKPKITPKWRSYCSVSPKCKADAHKTEVNQLTSALFSQANEKICLEDEVKKGKALAAELETRATAAELEDAEKAGLLKVLGREIIKIDNMLTKFFPLSVEHAQATMAKLRKKRDLAVAAGVSYEWDFEDYLVSIASRVKPLKSFGVDMLDASFRTFKALWLGEEVPEEIPALARRLHEGPSRLNEWRESAARVGADEALSFVLSWYDGGIKLDVLQNMRAGSPHLSDPDLVAKRKERAYSFIQFADVHKFVEGPISDAEAEMSDGEEEVEDEEVAVVSASTVPSSGNNDPPVSS, encoded by the exons ATGGACTGGAACAACGCTGATCACTACAAAGTGACCTCCAGCTCCGTGCAGTCGGCGTGGCAGAGCCCCTTGGTGGGGCCACCACCGGCAACGACTCCGGAGTCGGTGGCGGCTCGGATGTACCAAGCCCGGGTGACCTTGTTCGAAACGAGCCGAGCTACCGAG CTCTGCATGAACAAGCGCACTGCAGTCTTTAAGGGGCTGTTGGGCAAATACAAGAAGCTGGCGGCGTCGCACGAGGCCCTGAAG CCAAAGATAACGCCCAAGTGGAGGAGCTACTGTAGCGTGTCTCCGAAGTGCAAG GCCGATGCGCACAAGACCGAGGTGAATCAACTCACCTCAGCCCTCTTTTCCCAGGCCAATGAAAAAATCTGCCTGGAAGACGAGGTGAAGAAGGGAAAGGCCCTAGCTGCTGAGCTCGAGACTCGTGCGACAGCCGCCGAGTTAGAAGATGCCGAGAAGGCCGGCCTGCTCAAGGTCCTCGGGCGtgagatcatcaagatcgATAACATGCTGACAA AATTCTTTCCCTTATCCGTCGAGCATGCTCAGGCGACCATGGCGAAGCTTCGCAAGAAGAGGGACCTGGCGGTGGCAGCAGGGGTGTCATACGAGTGGGACTTCGAGGACTACCTGGTGAGCATTGCGAGCCGGGTTAAGCCTCTCAAGTCCTTCGGCGTTGACATGCTGGATGCCTCCTTCCGGACCTTCAAAGCGTTGTGGCTCGGCGAAGAGGTGCCGGAGGAGATCCCGGCCCTGGCAAGGCGGCTGCACGAGGGTCCGTCCCGGCTAAACGAGTGGCGGGAGTCTGCCGCACGCGTTGGAGCCGACGAGGCTTTGTCGTTCGTACTCTCTTGGTACGATGGCGGCATTAAGCTCGACGTGCTGCAGAATATGCGTGCCGGCTCCCCCCATCTCTCGGATCCGGATCTGGTGGCCAAGCGCAAGGAGcgggcctactccttcatACAATTTGCCGACGTGCATAAATTTGTAGAAGGCCCGATCTCTGACGCCGAAGCCGAAATGTCAGACGGGGAGGAAGAGGTGGAAGACGAGGAAGTCGCCGTGGTGTCGGCCTCCACTGTGCCGAGTTCTGGCAACAACGACCCCCCTGTATCTTCGTag
- the LOC100844451 gene encoding cysteine-rich receptor-like protein kinase 15: protein MPKPKELLLPTFLILFVFWPPAASVDALSSTVSPLYTAPCNDQPTANSSSIYRSNLINLGTALSTGAGGASSGGFAKGSTGSAPDKVYGLVLCRGDFTGVNCTNGLMAALNDTADRLSCRNATVYYDQFMLHFTDNGNSLSSLANEPEWSAWNMNSVTGMDAATRFMDTVTELMNSMVDLATSSSSSKSSSLSQSKYYATGEAGFGEQGVSTVYGLVQCTQDLTGPQCKSCLDGIIKQMPEQFGSPAGVSRVGGRILGVRCNLRYEKELFFQETSDTIKIHMPKNGMSTVLKIVISGVSVLVFFVIGLLLRPNVVRKVRELIMQRDLVILEKEIASESDSRFSLFGYSKIRSATDNFSKQNKLGEGGFGPVYKGRLPDDQDIAVKRLSPDSVQGFREFMNEIKLIASLQHRNLVRLLGCCIKSKERILVYEYMPNGSLEEFIFGAGAERSWPVRCQIIKGIAEGLLYMHDYTQECIVHRDLKPSNILLDHEMNPKISDFGIARKCFSNMAESNTTTAMGTFGYIAPEYYSQNIYSTRSDVFSFGILVLEIISGKRAIGSYQLSGRSYELRRYAWQLWREKSCDELVDPSLGEEYQELEVMRCIQVALLCVQDSAEDRPTMRNVTAMLNNRNGMLLLPTQPGSCSIHIDMDPE from the exons ATGCCTAAGCCCAAGGAACTCCTTCTTCCTACCTTCCTGATCCTGTTTGTCTTCtggccaccggcggcgagcgTCGACGCTCTCTCCTCCACGGTGAGCCCTCTGTACACCGCGCCCTGCAACGACCAGCCGACAGcgaacagcagcagcatctaCCGGTCAAATTTGATAAACCTCGGCACCGCGCTCTCCACCGGTGCCGGCGGTGCGTCCTCCGGCGGCTTCGCCAAGGGCAGCACCGGCTCGGCGCCCGACAAGGTCTACGGCCTCGTGCTCTGCCGCGGCGACTTCACCGGCGTCAACTGCACCAATGGCCTCATGGCCGCCTTAAACGACACCGCCGACCGCCTTTCGTGCCGGAACGCCACCGTCTACTACGACCAGTTCATGCTCCAtttcaccgacaacggcaacTCCTTGTCCAGCCTCGCCAACGAGCCGGAATGGTCCGCATGGAACATGAATTCCGTCACCGGCATGGATGCGGCGACGCGGTTCATGGACACAGTAACGGAGCTGATGAACAGCATGGTTGACTTGGccaccagctcgagctcctcAAAGTCATCGTCATTGAGCCAGTCGAAGTACTACGCGACCGGCGAGGCGGGGTTTGGCGAGCAGGGCGTTAGCACTGTGTATGGGCTGGTGCAGTGCACGCAGGATCTCACCGGGCCACAGTGCAAGAGCTGCCTTGACGGCATCATCAAGCAGATGCCTGAGCAGTTCGGGAGCCCTGCCGGAGTTAGCCGGGTCGGTGGGAGGATCCTTGGCGTTCGGTGTAACCTGAGATACGAGAAGGAGCTATTCTTTCAGGAGACAAGTGACACTATCAAAATCCACATGCCTAAAA ATGGGATGAGCACGGTGCTAAAGATTGTCATATCGGGAGTTTCTGTTCTGGTTTTCTTCGTCATTGGATTGCTCCTAAGGCCAAATGTCGTGAGGAAAGTCAGAG AGTTGATAATGCAGAGGGATCTTGTCATCTTGGAAAAGGAAATTGCAAGTGAAAGCGACTCGAGGTTTTCACTGTTTGGCTATTCAAAGATAAGAAGTGCTACAGATAATTTCtcgaaacaaaataaacttgGAGAAGGGGGATTTGGTCCTGTTTACAAG GGCCGGTTGCCTGACGATCAGGACATAGCAGTTAAACGACTTTCTCCAGATTCAGTTCAAGGATTCCGGGAGTTCATGAATGAAATCAAACTCATAGCCAGCCTCCAGCACAGGAATCTAGTCAGGCTTCTTGGATGCTGCATCAAAAGCAAAGAGAGGATTCTTGTATACGAATATATGCCAAATGGCAGCCTGGAAGAGTTCATTTTTG GAGCAGGAGCAGAGCGGAGCTGGCCCGTGCGTTGTCAAATAATCAAAGGGATAGCAGAGGGCCTTCTCTATATGCATGACTACACGCAAGAGTGCATAGTGCACAGAGACCTGAAACCAAGCAACATCCTGCTAGATCATGAAATGAATCCGAAAATTTCTGACTTCGGGATAGCGAGAAAGTGCTTCTCTAATATGGCGGAATCAAATACCACGACGGCCATGGGAACATT TGGATACATCGCGCCGGAGTACTACTCCCAGAACATTTACTCAACGAGGTCCGATGTTTTCAGCTTCGGCATTCTAGTTCTCGAGATCATTAGTGGGAAGCGGGCCATAGGTTCTTACCAGCTATCCGGAAGATCATACGAGCTGAGGAGATAT GCTTGGCAGTTATGGAGAGAAAAAAGCTGCGATGAGCTGGTTGACCCTTCGTTGGGTGAGGAGTACCAGGAATTGGAGGTTATGAGGTGCATCCAGGTGGCCCTATTGTGCGTCCAGGATAGCGCGGAGGACAGGCCTACCATGCGCAATGTCACGGCAATGCTAAACAACAGGAACGGAATGCTACTCCTTCCTACACAGCCCGGTTCCTGCAGCATACACATCGACATGGACCCTGAATAG
- the LOC100843860 gene encoding uncharacterized protein LOC100843860 isoform X2: MASSLNGLSVGDPLADNIMVSPGRPENTSYVRDEMISQYSPMSEDSDDCRYYDLTASTNGSLTDVMRSPSSSPISSPNRFQKPHAGFSSGNPYPLLGCSFSAVVCSNARPGTESELRFPPSPNDMCHGGDLRRTALLRSVQMRVHGPHSCELSSSGTDEAELDPAHKHLDEVEHEYKHVGVVEMEGRSLSCPKSAPDEAKFKSAKHVSQVSDHGIDVVAQCSSDL, encoded by the exons ATGGCATCAAGCTTAAACGGGTTGTCTGTTGGAGATCCACTTGCTGATAATATCATGGTATCCCCAGGAAGGCCTGAAAATACTTCTTACGTCAG GGATGAAATGATCTCGCAGTACTCACCCATGTCAGAGGACTCTGATGATTGCCGTTATTATGACTTAACTGCAAGCACTAACGGAAGCCTAACAGATGTGATGCGCAGTCCTTCAAGTAGTCCAATTTCATCTCCCAACCGTTTCCAAAAGCCGCATGCTGGGTTCTCTTCTGGAAACCCATACCCTCTCTTGGGCTGTTCCTTCTCAGCAGTTGTCTGCTCAAATGCTCGCCCTGGTACTGAATCTGAACTGCGTTTCCCACCTTCGCCAAATGACATGTGCCATGGAGGAGATCTGAGGCGAACCGCTCTTCTGAGATCAGTGCAAATGAGGGTGCACGGCCCTCATTCGTGTGAATTGTCGTCCAGTGGAACAGACGAAGCAGAACTGGACCCTGCTCATAAACACTTGGACGAGGTTGAACATGAGTACAAACATGTAGGGGTGGTCGAAATGGAGGGAAGATCTTTGTCGTGTCCAAAATCGGCCCCGGATGAAGCCAAGTTCAAGAGCGCTAAGCACGTCTCCCAAGTTTCAGATCATGGTATCGATGTTGTCGCTCAATGCTCATCAGACTTGTGA
- the LOC100843860 gene encoding uncharacterized protein LOC100843860 isoform X1, with protein MAGGGGGGGGGGGGKAGMSPASGGKRVRDPEDDIYVDNLHSHKRYLSEIMASSLNGLSVGDPLADNIMVSPGRPENTSYVRDEMISQYSPMSEDSDDCRYYDLTASTNGSLTDVMRSPSSSPISSPNRFQKPHAGFSSGNPYPLLGCSFSAVVCSNARPGTESELRFPPSPNDMCHGGDLRRTALLRSVQMRVHGPHSCELSSSGTDEAELDPAHKHLDEVEHEYKHVGVVEMEGRSLSCPKSAPDEAKFKSAKHVSQVSDHGIDVVAQCSSDL; from the exons atggccggcggcggcggcggcggcggcggaggaggaggaggcaagGCGGGAATGTCCCCGGCCAGCGGCGGGAAGCGGGTGAGGGATCCTGAGGACGACATTTACGTCGACAACCTCCACTCCCACAAGCGGTACCTCAGCGAG ATAATGGCATCAAGCTTAAACGGGTTGTCTGTTGGAGATCCACTTGCTGATAATATCATGGTATCCCCAGGAAGGCCTGAAAATACTTCTTACGTCAG GGATGAAATGATCTCGCAGTACTCACCCATGTCAGAGGACTCTGATGATTGCCGTTATTATGACTTAACTGCAAGCACTAACGGAAGCCTAACAGATGTGATGCGCAGTCCTTCAAGTAGTCCAATTTCATCTCCCAACCGTTTCCAAAAGCCGCATGCTGGGTTCTCTTCTGGAAACCCATACCCTCTCTTGGGCTGTTCCTTCTCAGCAGTTGTCTGCTCAAATGCTCGCCCTGGTACTGAATCTGAACTGCGTTTCCCACCTTCGCCAAATGACATGTGCCATGGAGGAGATCTGAGGCGAACCGCTCTTCTGAGATCAGTGCAAATGAGGGTGCACGGCCCTCATTCGTGTGAATTGTCGTCCAGTGGAACAGACGAAGCAGAACTGGACCCTGCTCATAAACACTTGGACGAGGTTGAACATGAGTACAAACATGTAGGGGTGGTCGAAATGGAGGGAAGATCTTTGTCGTGTCCAAAATCGGCCCCGGATGAAGCCAAGTTCAAGAGCGCTAAGCACGTCTCCCAAGTTTCAGATCATGGTATCGATGTTGTCGCTCAATGCTCATCAGACTTGTGA
- the LOC100827673 gene encoding protein disulfide isomerase-like 2-2, which yields MAIRQISRQTLALLFVVAAASFAALVFADGDDVVVLTEGTFEKEVGQDRGALVEFYAPWCGHCKKLAPEYEKLGASFKKARSVMIAKVDCDEHKSVCSKYGVSGYPTIQWFPKGSLEPKKYEGQRTAEALAEFVNKEGGTNVKLATIPSSVVVLTPETFDSVVLDETKDVLVEFYAPWCGHCKHLAPIYEKLASAFKLDDGVVIANVDADKYKDLGEKYGVTGFPTLKFFPKGNKAGEDYDGGRDLGDFTKFINEKCGTSRDTNGQLTSEAGRIASLDTLAKEFLSVASDKRKEVLSSIEEEVAKLSGSAAKHGKVYVTIAKKILDKGNDYTKKETERLHRILEKSISPSKADEFIIKKNVLSTFSS from the exons ATGGCGATCCGCCAGATCTCCCGTCAAACCTTGGccctcctcttcgtcgtcgccgccgcctcctttgCGGCCCTGGTGTTCGCCGACGGAGACGACGTGGTGGTCCTCACAGAGGGCACCTTCGAGAAGGAAGTCGGCCAAGATCGCGGCGCCCTCGTCGAGTTCTACGCTCCCTG GTGTGGTCACTGCAAGAAGCTTGCCCCTGAATATGAAAAGCTTGGTGCAAGTTTCAAGAAAGCCAGATCTGTCATGATTGCAAAG GTTGATTGTGATGAGCACAAGAGTGTGTGCAGCAAGTATGGAGTTTCAGGGTATCCAACAATCCAATGGTTCCCCAAAGGTTCCTTGGAGCCCAAAAA GTATGAGGGACAGCGCACTGCAGAAGCCCTTGCTGAATTTGTTAATAAAGAAGGAG GTACCAATGTAAAGCTGGCAACCATTCCTTCAAGTGTTGTAGTGCTCACACCTGAGACCTTTGACTCAGTTGTCCTTGATGAAACAAAAGATGTTCTTGTGGAGTTTTATGCCCCATG GTGTGGCCACTGCAAGCATCTTGCTCCG ATATATGAGAAGCTAGCTTCTGCTTTCAAGTTGGATGATGGAGTTGTGATTGCTAACGTTGATGCTGACAAATATAAAGACCTGGGTGAAAA GTATGGAGTTACTGGTTTTCCTACCTTGAAGTTCTTCCCAAAGGGAAACAAAGCTGGTGAAGATTATGATGGCGGCAGGGACTTGGGTGACTTCACCAAATTCATTAACGAGAAGTGTGGTACCAGCCGTGATACAAATGGTCAACTCACTTCCGAG GCTGGACGTATAGCAAGTTTGGATACCCTGGCAAAGGAGTTCCTTAGTGTTGCCAGTGACAAGCGGAAGGAAGTCCTGTCCAGTATAGAAGAGGAAGTTGCCAAGCTCAGTGGTTCTGCTGCAAA GCATGGAAAGGTCTATGTTACAATTGCAAAGAAGATCCTGGACAAAGGTAACGACTATACTAAGAAAGAAACTGAGAGGCTTCACCGTATATTGGAGAAG tCCATCAGCCCTTCAAAGGCAGATGAATTTATCATAAAGAAGAATGTTCTTTCAACATTCTCTTCTTAA